From the genome of Candidatus Zixiibacteriota bacterium, one region includes:
- a CDS encoding roadblock/LC7 domain-containing protein has translation MSDDSLILYEEEIQKIDALLSKLIKGAEAKCALLVDKDGHLITRQGFTHSLDTTALGALLAGSFASTKEIAKLVGEPEFSVLFHQGKKDHIHMNIVGERSILVVIFDDRTTIGMVRLYSKETALELARIFDEVKVKSQDDTGISSDFSDVAQDRLDDIFQD, from the coding sequence ATGTCCGATGACAGTCTGATCCTGTACGAGGAAGAGATCCAGAAGATAGATGCTCTGCTGTCGAAGCTGATCAAAGGCGCCGAGGCGAAATGCGCACTCCTGGTCGACAAGGACGGCCACCTGATCACCCGGCAGGGGTTCACCCATTCTCTGGATACCACCGCGCTCGGCGCGCTGCTGGCCGGTTCGTTCGCATCCACCAAGGAAATCGCCAAATTGGTGGGTGAGCCGGAATTCTCGGTCCTGTTCCATCAGGGGAAAAAGGACCACATCCACATGAATATCGTCGGCGAACGCTCGATTCTGGTGGTCATCTTCGACGATCGCACCACCATTGGGATGGTCCGGCTGTATAGCAAGGAAACCGCCCTGGAACTGGCCAGGATCTTCGATGAAGTAAAAGTTAAATCTCAGGATGACACCGGTATAAGCAGCGACTTCTCCGATGTCGCACAGGACCGCCTTGACGACATCTTCCAGGACTAG
- a CDS encoding roadblock/LC7 domain-containing protein, whose amino-acid sequence MYQVLNELNKTAGVTGSMVVGNDGIVIAADLDARFEGDTIGALAASITANIQKSLDRLQTSPLTQVTIEAESGKLFFTDAGIGILVVTTEKDVNIGLIRLEIKNAIRQLKMAG is encoded by the coding sequence ATGTATCAGGTATTAAATGAACTGAACAAGACCGCCGGCGTCACGGGATCGATGGTGGTCGGTAACGACGGTATCGTTATCGCCGCTGACCTCGACGCCCGGTTCGAAGGCGACACGATCGGCGCCCTCGCCGCGTCGATTACCGCAAACATCCAGAAATCGCTGGACCGGCTGCAGACCTCGCCGCTGACCCAGGTCACTATCGAAGCCGAGAGCGGTAAGCTGTTTTTTACCGACGCCGGCATCGGCATTCTGGTTGTTACCACCGAAAAAGACGTAAACATCGGGCTGATTCGTCTGGAGATCAAAAACGCCATCCGGCAGTTGAAGATGGCCGGCTGA
- a CDS encoding DUF4388 domain-containing protein — translation MSLSGNLKTVSFPDILQLLATGKKTGILECKTSTRQKEVAFRDGNIIFASSVNSTEDLLGNMLLKRGKISKGDLERAITLHKQTGRQLGTTLVDMNLFSKEEVGECLKLQIEEIVYNLFSWREGDFIFHENTTPKNAPFLIELNTMNVIMEGTRRIDEWMEIQKVLPPDDVVLRINTNPKTKRDELTISMEEFRLLSLINGERTVPDLIDLSPVGEFVTCRAIYRLIVQGLIESAGKREGKTEQKEDEEEVVLALIFRLYNHCFYRVRTLVEDIVGPDNTRFPSFSSQYRTGILTFFPGVDPESDLMPSLDRFLSAVRAIPPSLRFHTLMSSLERMLSEQLVYVYQLLGHGVFRETINAVKKEIAEPLATRRELVKRYGVDENFYGILKRADKTVKLVRG, via the coding sequence ATGAGTCTGTCTGGAAACCTGAAGACGGTATCGTTTCCCGATATTCTGCAGCTGCTTGCCACCGGCAAAAAAACCGGCATCCTTGAGTGCAAGACCAGCACACGGCAGAAGGAAGTCGCATTTCGTGACGGCAATATCATCTTTGCCTCCTCGGTGAACTCCACCGAGGACCTGCTGGGAAACATGCTGCTCAAACGCGGCAAAATCTCCAAAGGCGACCTCGAACGCGCCATCACGCTGCATAAGCAGACGGGACGCCAGCTGGGGACCACACTCGTTGACATGAACCTCTTCAGCAAGGAAGAGGTCGGCGAGTGCCTCAAACTGCAGATCGAGGAAATCGTCTATAACCTGTTCTCGTGGCGTGAGGGAGACTTCATCTTCCACGAAAACACCACACCCAAAAACGCCCCCTTCCTGATCGAACTCAACACCATGAACGTGATCATGGAAGGCACCCGCCGCATCGACGAGTGGATGGAAATCCAGAAGGTCCTGCCGCCCGACGATGTCGTGCTGCGCATCAATACCAATCCGAAAACCAAGCGCGACGAACTGACCATCTCCATGGAAGAATTCCGGCTGCTCTCGCTGATCAACGGCGAACGCACCGTCCCCGATCTCATCGACCTGTCTCCCGTCGGTGAATTCGTCACCTGCCGCGCCATCTACCGACTCATCGTTCAGGGATTGATCGAGTCCGCCGGGAAGCGCGAAGGCAAGACCGAACAGAAAGAAGATGAGGAAGAGGTCGTCCTCGCGCTGATCTTCCGTCTCTACAATCATTGCTTCTACCGCGTCCGCACGCTGGTCGAAGATATCGTCGGCCCCGATAACACCCGATTCCCGTCCTTCTCGTCGCAGTATCGAACGGGTATCCTGACGTTTTTCCCGGGTGTCGATCCGGAGTCCGACCTCATGCCGTCGCTGGACCGGTTCCTTTCCGCCGTCCGCGCCATCCCGCCGTCGCTTCGCTTCCACACCCTGATGTCGTCGCTGGAACGCATGCTGTCCGAACAACTGGTGTACGTATACCAGCTCCTGGGACACGGCGTCTTCCGCGAGACCATCAATGCGGTGAAAAAGGAAATCGCAGAACCCTTGGCAACAAGGCGCGAACTGGTCAAACGGTACGGCGTGGACGAAAACTTCTACGGCATTCTGAAGCGCGCCGATAAAACGGTCAAACTGGTTAGAGGATAA
- a CDS encoding ComEC/Rec2 family competence protein yields MSRKYPALWLLAAVTSGIVIADLSNLPAWLWLLAAMAATVVGAIRACTRYGVAALLASLALLSAFQYAQNFHQPGARQLGGLVSVSRVYRVYAQVADWPKIRTDRTDITLDVDSLTADRRYVVDGRLLLTVTTRTTALQRGDRVAFTARIYPVETYSPSPHSRYDRYLRLQGIAGRTYLPTLLSVHVDRRSPLGYVPVIDAVRTYIVSVLEQDLTPEAAALAKGYLLGETRDIPTDIYEMFRDSGTLHLLAVSGSNVALVLAVCHLLMRPLSLSRGRRNAAMLMVLAAYAGLCYFEPSVIRASLMAALLIIARTVRRNANLNQVIALAASCILLVDPAQFFDIGFQLSFATAWGLVFIVPRLIDLFAAHRSHWWYRWAVFPLIVALVAQLVSTPLIVYYFHAIPLLSVPANLIVIPLVSLGVMGVVVVPLVHLILPILGQFAGSLVDPLLRLVVVLLHWMRGPGLPVFHMERLADSPWTLPAVIAAYTLLVMATVGLTSRRIRRTLVFVVLSIALLLVGLSALDARDTQTTLSVEPVPGGTAVLIRDRSGIGDLIITSAIDRSYPLDQRVFQPMLLRRDVNRLRSMVVLDAPFGAVDDLLRLATANHVQRVLIHRSLRSSFADVVAADSAFGDLRIDEFSGPLPNLTAPGLAAGDDGILVQLPGLSVLIVDRLPDNLPEASGSKTTALVIGTTWTPAPDDWVRLRLRGFDLIAARSVRVGGRERTQSSDPDYEEIPPDYVCDLKRLGTIELHANPPDPADRPPSGRFNLSD; encoded by the coding sequence ATGAGCCGTAAATATCCTGCGCTCTGGCTGCTGGCGGCAGTCACGAGCGGTATCGTCATTGCCGATCTCTCTAACCTGCCCGCGTGGCTGTGGCTTCTTGCCGCTATGGCTGCCACCGTCGTCGGCGCCATCCGAGCCTGCACCCGGTACGGCGTGGCCGCCCTGCTCGCCTCTCTCGCCCTCCTCTCAGCATTTCAGTACGCCCAGAATTTCCACCAGCCCGGCGCGCGCCAGCTCGGAGGGCTTGTCTCCGTCAGCCGGGTCTACCGCGTCTACGCCCAGGTCGCGGATTGGCCCAAAATCCGCACCGATCGAACCGACATCACCCTCGACGTCGATTCACTTACCGCCGACCGCCGGTACGTTGTCGACGGAAGATTGCTGCTCACCGTGACCACCCGGACCACCGCGCTCCAGCGCGGCGACCGCGTTGCCTTCACCGCGCGCATCTATCCGGTCGAGACGTACTCGCCGTCGCCGCACAGCCGCTATGACAGATACCTTCGCCTGCAGGGCATCGCCGGCAGAACCTACCTGCCGACCCTGCTGTCAGTCCACGTAGACCGCCGGTCGCCGCTCGGCTATGTGCCGGTCATCGATGCCGTGCGAACCTACATCGTTTCGGTGCTGGAACAAGACCTGACGCCCGAAGCCGCCGCCCTGGCAAAAGGCTACCTGCTGGGGGAGACCAGGGACATCCCGACCGACATCTACGAAATGTTTCGAGACTCCGGCACCCTGCACCTGCTGGCCGTCTCAGGCTCCAATGTTGCCCTGGTCCTCGCCGTTTGTCACCTGCTCATGCGCCCGTTGTCCCTGTCGCGTGGACGGAGAAACGCGGCCATGCTGATGGTCCTGGCCGCCTATGCGGGACTCTGCTACTTCGAGCCCTCCGTCATCCGCGCTTCGCTCATGGCCGCTCTGCTCATCATTGCCCGAACCGTACGACGCAACGCGAATCTCAACCAGGTTATCGCCCTCGCCGCCTCCTGTATCCTGCTCGTGGACCCGGCCCAATTCTTCGATATCGGTTTCCAGTTGTCCTTCGCCACCGCCTGGGGCCTGGTCTTCATCGTACCCCGCCTGATCGATCTGTTTGCCGCACACCGAAGCCACTGGTGGTACCGCTGGGCCGTATTCCCGCTTATCGTCGCGCTCGTCGCTCAACTGGTCTCCACCCCTCTGATTGTGTACTACTTCCACGCTATCCCGCTGTTGTCCGTCCCCGCCAACCTGATCGTAATACCTCTCGTCTCGCTGGGAGTGATGGGAGTCGTCGTAGTGCCGCTGGTACATCTAATCCTGCCTATTCTCGGCCAGTTCGCCGGCTCGCTCGTTGACCCGCTTTTAAGACTTGTCGTCGTTCTCCTGCACTGGATGCGCGGTCCCGGCCTGCCGGTCTTCCATATGGAACGTCTGGCCGACTCACCCTGGACTCTGCCCGCCGTCATCGCCGCCTATACACTTCTGGTCATGGCGACCGTCGGTCTGACCAGCCGCCGAATCCGGCGCACGCTTGTGTTCGTCGTTCTCTCCATTGCGCTTTTGCTCGTCGGCCTGTCCGCCCTAGATGCCCGCGATACACAGACCACCCTGTCGGTCGAACCCGTCCCCGGAGGAACAGCCGTACTCATCCGTGATCGATCGGGCATCGGTGATCTGATTATCACCTCGGCAATCGATCGTTCGTATCCTCTCGACCAGCGGGTATTCCAGCCGATGCTCTTACGCCGCGACGTAAACCGGCTCCGAAGCATGGTTGTGCTGGATGCGCCGTTTGGCGCCGTCGATGACCTACTGCGCCTGGCGACCGCGAACCACGTCCAACGCGTGCTCATACATCGATCGCTGCGCTCCTCATTCGCCGATGTCGTCGCCGCCGACTCCGCCTTCGGAGACCTCCGAATCGACGAGTTCTCCGGTCCGCTGCCGAATCTCACTGCACCGGGACTGGCGGCCGGCGACGATGGCATCCTGGTGCAGCTCCCCGGTCTCTCGGTCCTGATCGTCGATCGACTGCCCGATAACCTGCCGGAAGCATCCGGGTCGAAGACCACGGCGCTGGTGATCGGGACAACGTGGACCCCGGCTCCCGACGATTGGGTCCGCCTCCGCTTGCGCGGATTTGACCTGATCGCTGCCCGGTCGGTTCGGGTGGGCGGACGGGAACGTACGCAAAGTTCGGACCCGGACTACGAGGAAATTCCACCGGACTACGTCTGCGACCTCAAGAGGTTGGGGACAATTGAGTTGCACGCCAACCCCCCGGACCCCGCCGACCGCCCCCCGTCAGGCCGCTTCAACCTTTCAGATTAA
- the murJ gene encoding murein biosynthesis integral membrane protein MurJ: MEKKSSLLKSVGVVSAATAVSRVLGLVREQVMAYFFGASMATDAFVTAFRIPNLLRDLFAEGALSSAFVPVFKDKLVRQDPESAFSLARIILTLVLVFVGLVVLIGIVAAPAIIYVSAHGFTEDQAKFGLTVDLTRLMFVYLLLVSLSAVIMGMLNSFGRFGIPALSPALFNIGIIACVLGLHSFFEVPVYSMAIGVVVGGIGQVVIQLPLLRKIGFRFRPHFSLLDDGVRRVLRLFTPMVVGLSAGRVNILVSTLLASLLAEGAISYLNYSFRLMHFPLGVFAVALGTVALPRASEDASQGDMARLTRTFIQAINLNFLVIMPSAAFLAFWGYDIVEIVYQYGHFSAADTENTARALLHYTYGLVGLAAVRVTVPFFYSLGDSRLPTRISITAVLINIALYPPLVWGLNLGFAGLAAATSLAGLVNFALLVYYLPSKGLDFKRRYLLLDAVRIGVAATLSVYISRLWPFSVGAHLPGVWGRAADIAVGIAAGGALFVLFCLLLRVRELFVLRDRILARFRR; this comes from the coding sequence ATGGAAAAGAAAAGTTCACTCCTCAAGTCCGTCGGCGTGGTCTCGGCGGCCACCGCCGTATCCCGGGTCTTAGGCCTTGTCCGAGAACAGGTTATGGCCTATTTCTTTGGCGCCTCGATGGCCACCGACGCCTTCGTCACCGCCTTTAGAATCCCCAATCTGCTGCGCGATTTGTTTGCCGAAGGCGCGCTGTCCTCCGCCTTTGTCCCCGTCTTCAAAGATAAACTGGTTCGGCAGGACCCCGAATCCGCCTTCTCCCTGGCGAGAATTATCCTGACCCTCGTTCTCGTATTCGTCGGCCTGGTCGTACTCATCGGAATCGTCGCCGCGCCCGCCATCATCTACGTCTCGGCCCATGGATTCACCGAAGATCAGGCGAAATTCGGACTGACGGTCGATCTGACCCGACTCATGTTTGTCTACCTGCTGCTGGTGTCCCTCTCAGCCGTTATCATGGGCATGCTGAATTCGTTCGGGCGATTCGGCATCCCGGCTCTCTCGCCGGCCCTTTTCAACATTGGTATCATCGCCTGTGTGCTCGGCCTTCATTCCTTTTTCGAAGTCCCGGTGTATTCTATGGCCATCGGTGTAGTGGTCGGGGGGATAGGGCAGGTCGTTATCCAGCTGCCATTGCTGCGGAAGATCGGGTTTCGGTTCCGGCCTCATTTTTCTTTGCTCGACGATGGCGTGCGCCGCGTCCTGCGACTGTTTACGCCCATGGTGGTCGGGTTGTCGGCCGGTCGGGTCAACATCCTCGTGAGCACCCTGCTTGCATCACTATTGGCGGAGGGCGCCATCTCCTATTTGAACTACTCCTTCCGGCTGATGCACTTTCCGCTCGGCGTGTTTGCGGTGGCGCTTGGTACGGTCGCCCTCCCACGAGCCTCCGAGGACGCCTCGCAGGGAGATATGGCTCGCCTCACCCGGACCTTCATCCAGGCAATCAATCTCAACTTTCTCGTCATCATGCCGTCGGCCGCGTTCCTCGCTTTCTGGGGATACGACATAGTGGAGATTGTCTACCAGTACGGCCACTTCAGCGCGGCTGATACCGAGAATACCGCCCGCGCCCTGCTGCATTACACCTATGGACTTGTCGGCCTCGCGGCCGTCCGCGTCACCGTGCCGTTTTTCTACTCGCTCGGCGACTCGCGACTGCCGACCAGGATCTCCATCACGGCCGTCCTCATAAACATCGCGCTTTACCCACCGCTTGTCTGGGGACTCAATCTCGGATTTGCCGGACTGGCCGCCGCAACTTCTCTTGCGGGATTGGTGAATTTCGCGTTACTTGTCTACTATCTGCCGAGCAAGGGACTGGACTTCAAGCGACGATACCTGTTGCTTGACGCCGTCCGGATCGGCGTGGCCGCAACATTGTCGGTGTATATCTCCCGCCTCTGGCCGTTCTCGGTGGGCGCGCACTTGCCGGGAGTCTGGGGGAGGGCGGCTGATATCGCTGTCGGAATCGCGGCAGGCGGCGCCCTGTTCGTACTGTTCTGCCTGCTGCTCCGGGTGCGCGAGTTGTTCGTACTCAGAGACAGAATCCTCGCGCGCTTCAGGCGCTAG
- the rpsT gene encoding 30S ribosomal protein S20 has product MPNHKSCLKRMRTAEKGRIRNRAYRSHLRNVIKEVRTESNKGEALKKLREAVAVLDKAASRRLLHPKNVDRTKSRLAQHVNKLS; this is encoded by the coding sequence TTGCCGAATCATAAGTCTTGTCTCAAGCGGATGCGTACCGCAGAGAAAGGGCGCATCAGAAATCGCGCCTATCGGTCGCACCTGCGCAACGTAATCAAAGAGGTCCGCACGGAGTCGAACAAGGGCGAAGCGCTCAAGAAGCTTCGTGAGGCGGTCGCTGTGCTCGACAAAGCGGCCTCGCGCCGTCTGCTGCATCCGAAAAACGTCGACCGGACCAAGTCTCGACTGGCCCAGCACGTCAATAAGCTCAGTTAA
- a CDS encoding geranylgeranyl reductase family protein, which yields MCERFDLVVIGAGPAGLTAALTAAAAGIRTLVLERDDTVGMPVNCAEGVTRASFERLFEHLPIDLDPAWICTTPTRGRVFAPSGAFFEMKHKHGGLVLDRVKLEQGLADALVKHGGEVRCRWRATGLTSMGGSCRCVNAVSPRGELVHIESTVFIAADGVESSIARKAGLSTSLELIETESFLQYTLADIQVDPDVIEAHLGSAVAPESYAWVFPKSDHEANVGLGVPAVFGPHRPIRDFLDRFVQRRFGRATVIRTGCGTTPRYRGPGILARDNLLVVGDAARVLDSLTGGGIITGMASGRMAALAAVALVKAEIHSVAELHQMYPGRFVEKYHRELEFLARVKAFLSKLSDDEFNDVVEGLSEYFGREAVESVDVLATFVAVVREKPRILRLARHLIS from the coding sequence ATGTGTGAACGCTTCGATCTGGTCGTGATCGGCGCCGGGCCGGCCGGACTGACGGCCGCACTCACGGCTGCTGCAGCCGGTATTCGAACCCTCGTATTGGAAAGAGACGACACCGTCGGCATGCCGGTGAACTGCGCCGAAGGTGTCACGCGTGCTTCGTTCGAGCGACTCTTCGAGCACCTTCCGATCGATCTGGATCCAGCCTGGATCTGTACGACCCCCACTCGCGGCCGCGTCTTCGCTCCGTCCGGGGCGTTCTTCGAAATGAAGCACAAGCACGGTGGCCTCGTACTCGATCGGGTCAAACTCGAACAGGGACTCGCCGACGCGCTCGTGAAACACGGGGGAGAGGTGCGCTGTCGATGGCGTGCGACGGGCCTGACCTCAATGGGCGGGTCGTGCCGATGTGTGAACGCGGTGTCACCACGGGGCGAACTCGTTCATATCGAATCGACCGTGTTCATTGCCGCTGATGGCGTCGAAAGCTCGATCGCCCGCAAGGCCGGGCTGTCCACCAGCCTCGAGTTGATCGAAACAGAATCGTTCCTCCAGTACACTCTCGCCGACATTCAGGTCGATCCCGATGTGATCGAAGCCCATCTCGGCAGCGCCGTCGCTCCCGAGTCTTACGCGTGGGTCTTTCCCAAATCGGACCACGAGGCGAACGTCGGGCTCGGCGTTCCGGCGGTCTTCGGTCCGCACCGGCCGATCCGCGATTTCCTCGACCGATTCGTGCAGCGTCGGTTCGGTCGGGCCACCGTTATCCGCACGGGATGTGGCACCACACCGCGCTACCGGGGTCCGGGGATCCTCGCGCGCGACAATCTGCTGGTGGTCGGTGACGCCGCACGCGTGCTTGACTCACTCACTGGCGGGGGGATTATCACCGGGATGGCGTCGGGCCGGATGGCAGCGCTGGCCGCCGTCGCTTTGGTCAAGGCCGAAATACACTCCGTGGCGGAGTTGCACCAGATGTATCCGGGCCGGTTCGTCGAAAAGTACCACCGAGAACTTGAGTTCCTCGCCCGCGTCAAAGCCTTCCTGTCAAAGTTGTCCGACGATGAGTTTAATGATGTGGTCGAAGGACTCAGCGAGTACTTTGGGCGGGAAGCGGTGGAATCCGTCGACGTCCTCGCGACGTTCGTCGCTGTGGTCAGAGAAAAGCCCCGCATCCTGAGGCTTGCGAGGCACTTGATTTCGTAG
- a CDS encoding 4Fe-4S binding protein produces the protein MLAIIVEHCLKCGGCVAICPTEALTLLADGITCNRDLCVECGDCALFCPVRALETVDV, from the coding sequence GTGCTCGCTATCATCGTGGAACACTGCCTCAAGTGCGGCGGCTGCGTTGCGATTTGTCCGACCGAAGCATTGACGCTGCTCGCGGACGGGATCACCTGCAACCGCGACCTGTGCGTCGAGTGCGGCGACTGCGCGCTTTTCTGTCCCGTTCGCGCGTTGGAGACGGTCGATGTGTGA
- a CDS encoding PaaI family thioesterase, whose translation MQDIPKYSGCFVCGDRNQHGLQAVFTFDGTQAISTVVARESFEGYKNIFHGGIISTMLDEVMIKAILAQNIYAVTAEMTVKFLRPVTVGESLTFTGRITHTRGRLLLTEGDVRGPDGALYATATGKYVQADEDLKQRLLASID comes from the coding sequence ATGCAGGACATACCCAAATACTCCGGCTGTTTTGTCTGCGGCGACCGCAACCAACACGGCCTGCAGGCCGTCTTCACCTTTGATGGCACTCAGGCGATCTCGACCGTCGTCGCTCGCGAATCCTTCGAAGGCTACAAAAACATATTCCACGGCGGCATCATCTCGACCATGCTCGACGAAGTGATGATCAAGGCCATCCTCGCTCAGAATATCTATGCCGTCACGGCCGAGATGACCGTGAAGTTTCTCCGACCCGTGACGGTGGGAGAGTCGCTGACCTTCACCGGCCGCATCACCCATACCCGCGGGCGTCTGCTTCTGACCGAGGGAGACGTCAGGGGACCCGACGGCGCCCTCTACGCCACCGCTACCGGAAAGTACGTTCAGGCCGACGAAGATTTGAAACAGCGGTTGCTGGCATCGATCGACTGA
- the argF gene encoding ornithine carbamoyltransferase has protein sequence MARSLCQITDFSTEEVRKVFDLCAKMKKGEIAPKPLAGKSVACIFTKESLRTRVSFEVGIFQLGGQPLYITDKEIKLGERESVADAARVLSRYVHMIMIRTYKQSDVEGLAKHGSVPVINGLTDLVHPCQILGDFFTVLEHLPDVKRPIIAYVGDGNNITNSWLNLAQRIPLEVRIGTAEDCHPDPDILAKAKAAPQSKVLVTGDPKEAVAGADVIYTDVWASMGQKHLAEEKERKLRKFQVNSALLAGASERVVVMHCLPAERGREITDEVMDGPHSVVFDQAENRLHIQKAIMAFLAQ, from the coding sequence ATGGCTCGGTCACTCTGTCAAATAACGGATTTCAGTACCGAAGAGGTCCGGAAAGTCTTTGATCTATGCGCGAAGATGAAAAAAGGTGAGATCGCCCCGAAACCGCTCGCCGGAAAATCGGTCGCCTGTATCTTCACCAAGGAATCTCTTCGTACCCGCGTCTCGTTCGAGGTGGGAATCTTCCAGCTCGGCGGTCAGCCGCTCTACATCACCGACAAAGAAATCAAACTCGGTGAACGCGAATCCGTGGCCGATGCCGCCCGCGTGCTGTCGCGCTACGTGCATATGATTATGATCCGTACGTACAAGCAGTCCGACGTCGAAGGGCTCGCCAAACACGGCTCCGTCCCCGTCATCAACGGCCTCACCGATCTGGTCCACCCCTGCCAGATTCTCGGTGACTTCTTCACCGTCCTGGAGCACCTTCCCGACGTCAAGCGGCCCATAATCGCCTACGTCGGCGACGGAAACAATATCACTAACAGCTGGCTCAACCTGGCCCAGCGAATCCCCCTCGAAGTACGCATCGGTACCGCCGAGGACTGCCACCCCGATCCCGACATCCTTGCCAAAGCGAAAGCTGCGCCCCAGAGCAAGGTGCTGGTCACCGGCGATCCTAAAGAAGCAGTTGCCGGTGCCGATGTAATCTATACGGATGTCTGGGCCTCTATGGGACAGAAACATCTGGCGGAAGAGAAAGAAAGGAAATTAAGGAAGTTTCAAGTAAATAGCGCTCTGTTAGCCGGTGCCAGCGAGAGGGTGGTGGTGATGCACTGTTTGCCTGCCGAACGAGGTCGGGAAATCACCGACGAAGTCATGGACGGGCCCCACTCGGTGGTGTTTGACCAGGCCGAAAATCGACTGCACATTCAAAAAGCGATCATGGCCTTTTTGGCGCAGTAA
- the liaF gene encoding cell wall-active antibiotics response protein LiaF — translation MSNKKVIFGLALVAIGVILLGNSLDIFYFDFEDFFRIALPLGLIVLGAWLIIRRRQKELSGGQTEFVHVHTTHDSGTGFHAGSGPVPPPPPPAQDSEAGQYNGTGRARYSRTFGDMFIDMNGVNLQSVEVSSMFGDVEIKLHGGELQPGLNRLVISGFLGDIRVLLPPDMPVMTHISSFGGDIHAMGRSSSGFGNNIETQSPNYQTADRRLFIAINTFLGDTRLIQV, via the coding sequence ATGAGCAACAAGAAAGTCATATTCGGACTCGCGCTGGTGGCGATCGGCGTTATCCTGCTCGGGAATAGTCTGGATATATTCTATTTTGATTTCGAGGACTTCTTCCGGATCGCCCTGCCGCTGGGGCTTATTGTGCTTGGCGCGTGGCTGATAATCCGGCGACGCCAGAAAGAGTTGAGCGGCGGCCAGACGGAATTTGTCCATGTGCACACGACGCATGACAGCGGCACCGGGTTCCATGCCGGATCGGGCCCCGTGCCTCCGCCGCCTCCCCCGGCGCAGGACTCGGAAGCAGGGCAGTACAACGGCACAGGACGTGCGCGATACAGCCGGACGTTTGGTGACATGTTTATCGATATGAACGGCGTGAATCTACAGAGTGTCGAGGTGTCGTCGATGTTCGGCGATGTCGAGATCAAGCTGCACGGCGGAGAGCTTCAGCCGGGACTGAACCGGCTCGTGATTTCGGGATTTCTCGGAGATATTCGTGTCCTTCTTCCGCCGGACATGCCGGTCATGACACACATTTCGAGCTTTGGTGGAGACATTCACGCGATGGGCCGAAGTTCTTCCGGATTCGGCAACAACATCGAGACACAGTCACCGAATTACCAGACGGCGGACAGGCGGTTATTCATAGCCATCAATACGTTTCTCGGCGACACCCGTCTGATTCAGGTGTGA